In Accipiter gentilis chromosome 33, bAccGen1.1, whole genome shotgun sequence, the genomic window AAGAGCTGACGATATAATTCTTCTGGGTAAGTCAGTTGCTTTTAGATTTGCTCATTTGCCTGTTAAAATTCAATCTGGAAGGACCAATTGAATGGCTAGCTTGCTAGGGCTGTCATATCTGCATTTTCTCCTAGGTGTTGTATTAGCCTATTAGAAGTTGAAAGTGCATTAATAGAACACCCTGCAGTCTCAGTCAGCTGTTGTCAGCAGTACTGATCCAATTTGAGGGggggtaaaaagaaaagaaaaaaagatatagaAAGAAATGCACTTTATTCTAAGCATCAAGTTGCCTGTATGTACTAAGGTTCCTTGGAATTAAATATGTTGCAgatttttgaaagtaaaatgggttaaaaaaaatttaaaaccatacTTTGACAGATCTTAGAATTTCAGAATTATTTATCTGTTTGCAGGGTTTGATGTGGAAAAAAGGTTTGGCTCTTCATACTTATTGTGGCAtctttttgtttaagaaatagaatttggattatttctctttttgtcacTAAGCATATGGTAGCAGTGATATCCagcatgtttaatttttctttttatatttttcaactTTGCAACATTTCTTTGAGCCCCAGAGTGAGATTTtcagctgtctttttttctgttctgcaacTTTTTGAAAGTTTAGTAGTGTATAAAGCTAAGAAgaataaaaagtggaaaaatagcaaaaaatctTATGCTGCAGAATATGTCCTTCCTAACATTGCATTCTGTAATAAACAGCCAGtgaaaagggaaatgaaagaaaaaaacctttgcatTCTGAATTTTGCTACTCAGTTTTGGCAACAAATGTATCCCTTTATTACCACCTCTGGAAGGTAATGGAGCCCCTTAACTTTTGTGGCACAGGTAGTCAGAGCCTTCCTTGTATTAGCTCCTGCTTTTGTATCACACAATCCAGAAAAATTAACTCATGAGCTTCAGCAACATGTCAAGAAAGTGACTGCACCTTACAAGTGTCTGAGGAAGGTAAATACACCACAAAAAGAGAGGTCTTCTAATTGTATCAAAAATTGAACAGTTTTTGTCCTGCCTCAGCTTCTTTTCAGCTGCATTCTGACAAACACTCCAACcacagttaaataaaataaaataaaagtaaattacaGGGTCTGTTGCAGTTGTAGACTGGGGTTCACTGTATGTGTTAGAAAGGACCGAAGGGAGGAAGTGGTAATGTAACTTATCTTTACCAGGGTCCAGGCTTCCTTTCATGAAATACTAGGGTTTTCACAGCAACTCAAGCAGGCAAGGTGTCCAGCACTTACCAATTCCTCCCGTGAGCTCTGTTCAGACTCTCAGCCAAAGCAAAGGGGAAATTCCTGCTGGCACCAGAGGGGTTGTAAGGGTATCCATTCCTTACAACCAGGAAAGACACTAGTAACTCCCTGTCCTGACAGCAGAAGCACTCATCTCTTCAGGATTACGGTCCTTGTCCCTGCAAGTAGTGCCTGCGCAGTCAACTAAGATGTGTGGTAAGGAATTTCACCGTGCCAGCCCCAGGCTGTTGCAGCTTCCCATCTTTTTTACCCCAGCCATAATAAAAGTGTGTTTCCTTGCACATGGGAGATGAATCAGAATGTATTTGGCTAAAAATGAGCATTTTTGCCTTTCAGGTGGAGTTTGTTCAGGATCTGCCAAAGGTGGCTACTGGGAACATCCAGAGAAAGGTTCTAAGGAACAAAGAGTGGGGAAGAGCATAACGTGATCTGGTAACAGGAGAGAAAATTTCCATCATCCGTCCCAGCCATAGCACATCACACTTGGCATGGGGCCACGAGCCAGAGCACTAGGATAACATAAGGAAAAAcaagctacaggaaaaaaaaggagataacaCTGGTATGGCTTGAGGATGTGTAGTATTAGAACCACTTTTGCCATCAACCTGCAAATTTGCAGAAGGGAGAAAGTGCAAGTAATTAAGAATGAGgaatgggaaagagaagggacagatACGGGAGCTTAcaaaggtttaatttttttactggaaTTAGTATAAacagcttccttttttaaaaaagagtgtAACTACAACATTTTGATAATTACaaatagttattaaaaataattaataaaaataaccttTGTCCTGTAATGGGTATCAGCAGTGAAGTGATATTCTCTCTTCAAAAACTATCACTGTAATATTCCCAAATTCTTTCTGAGTGGAAGAAGAAGGGCATATTCTTTAACTACTCTTCGATGAAATTGTGATCTACTTAAATGGTTAAAGTCGGGGGAAAAGAGAAGATACAAAGTGCTTTAGGTTAAGGTGCAAATTATGCGCAATTAACAACAGTGTAAATGATTACAAGAAAAAGGTTACTCCACAGAAAGAATTGTGCTGGCTGGTCTGTTTTGTGCTATGTTCTGTTCTCattactgcaaaagaagcaaatGATAAAGTAGAAAGGGTTTAATTCCAAATCCTTTTTGACAGACCGTCCAGGTTTCATCTCTAGATAAGGGCTAATCTTTACAGTGCCTCGTTTGGGAAACACATGTCCTGAAAGCCAAATGAACCGAATGAAGAGGATCTACCCCAGCCAGCTCTCAATCTATACTGTCCACAGCAAACAGGTCAGGAAAACGCTGTCTGAATTCCTAGTGTTTTGTTGATCATAGAGAAGAAGCAGATAGTACTAAATcaggagaaataatttctgattctTGCAGCAGTTCAGAGGACTTTGCTATTACTGGGTCTTTTCCTCAATTTTCTTACTTCATGTTTACCTCCAAGTTTCCAGGTGAAAAAGTGCTAAGAACTGTTGCTTTCACAGCAAAATTTTGCAACATTTTTGTAGACCACCAGGGAGTCCtggattaaaaatgtttttcatcttgCCAGTCTTGAATACCATTTCCAATCTTGAACACTGTTCCTGAatgttctttctctcctcttttctttacAGGCCATTGTGTAGATTTTGTCATTGCAATACTCCAAAATCTGTAGATTATAGCTAAATCATAGAATTAGAGCAGACTAAGAAATGAGAAATATCTTACTatgttattaaaaagaataatcaaaACTATTAGGCTTTTCTGTTAAAGGAATGAAAGAGGATCCATTGTTTTTTAGCATTAATAGTGGAGGTCACAACCTCAAAGAAAGGTTACCTTTAATGAAAATCTTGATATTTTTACTGGCAGTTGTTTCCTTAAgtaagaaaaaacaataaaaattaatgtatatCCCAGAATATGACATAAAACCCCTTTATTAACATCCATTTTCTATGGACGTGTTTAGGTattatttaaaataccatttttcaccCATAAAACCATTTTTCGATTAATTTTTTCCACCAAGTCCTGTTAATagagttttgatttaaaatgcaattacCATCTAAGTAAGTTTCTGCTCTATAGTCCTGATTCTGAAGTGGGTGGCACTGAGGGACATAATAACAATTCTATATTCATGTCCTATGATTCTTTCTCAGGAGCAAATGATACCCTATAGGATTATTTACAGCTGGTCAGTATTTCTCTACCACAGTCTCCATGTAGCATGGAGAACACCATGAATTACTGTTGGTTTTGACAAAGTATCTGTTCTGGGGCGAAAATCTGCATCCAGATTTTTTATGCTGTCAGGTATCACTGAAAAGATTAAGTTGTGCAAGTTCTAGGTATTTGAGTTCATTCACCTGGCAGGCAGATTAAATATTACTGTAAAAGCATCTGCTAAGGAATAAGGAAATAATTCCACTGTTAAATAAGTTACTTTTTCTTGGGGAATAAAATTTGACCAAAACTGAGATCTGTGCGTCAGAGATTTGAGGATAAGTGGTTACGGTTgaagagacaggacaagaggtaaaTGAATACAAAATGAACTTTAAAACCTGGGACAAAGGGCAAAACTTTGCAGCTTCACTCAGGCCACAGAAATTCCACATGGAAAAGATTTTAATCAAGAGTTTACCTATAATTTTGTTCCTAGTTTGTGGATAGCTTCATCCtttgtaagaacagaaaagaaaattaacctgTATTTCAACAGTCACTCATCTAACCTTGTACTGAGTTCAGTAACTTGTGTATAGTggtagaaaaaggaaaatcaataaATGGACCCAGGTTTTAGAATCATCATTCTGACTGGACTTCACTGGCTCCTGCTCTGACTGTGGGCTCTTCCAGACATGAGCCACTTGTTTCTTCCATGTTTGATAATCTTCACACACGCTTACGAGAAGCTTCTAAATAGCATTAAAATTCTTAGAGTTGAGCACAGTTCTGAAGCAATCTTCTAGACTgctgaaaataataatagtaatataaaaagagagaaaggaaaaaagaagagtaccaatggaaaggaagaaagtaattgGACTTGAGAGCTCTTAGGATCATTACGGTGAGTAGAGATGGAAGAGGGCATTTACAGAGAGCAAATGTAGAAGTGTCTAAATCAAATTTGGGGACCTATTATTGGGATTGGACCTACTGGGATTACTGAAGTGAAGGTTCTTGGGATATATGTGATGAATGGATATATTGGTCAGCAACTGTTCAAGCTAAAGCAGTGAGAATCATGATGGAAGTAGTCTGGAAACATCCTTCAGCTCGACGTGAAGGAAAAGGAATAGAGAATCAGCTACTGAACGCTTTGGTGTGAGAACCAGTAACCTTCTTATAATGCAAACAGTAACATCTGATGTTGTGTTTGACTAAGGAGAGTTGTGGGTAATTAGCAGCCCCAAAAAACACGTAGAGAATCTGTAAGGATGAGCTGAGCTACAGACAAGATGTCAGACCAGTATGGTACATTAAGTCCTTAAAAAGCTGGTGATAAAAAATATAAGAAAGCAGGACGGGGAACTTCACATTTAATTGAACTGTTAAAAACATCAGTTTGGCTGTAGCTAGCCTAAGTGACTTAAATTAATAATTCATTAGTTCATAACTGAATTGTCTTTGGATAATCtcaagattattttatttttctttttttctttttttttgttgttgttgcaacaACATACCAACAATTCTGCTGATTTTCTTATGTAATCTACAGCATCTACGTACATCATCTTCTGCCATGAAGTTGTTTAAATTACAGACTCTAAAATCCTTGTGGACTCTGAAGCCTCCTAATAGGACTTTCCACGGACACTGCAGGCTGCTTGCCTCTGATGTATATTCACAGTACGAGTCCTTCAGGCGGGGCGAACAGGAAATACCAAAGTACTTTAACTTTGCAAGCGATGTACTGGACAAATGGTCTGAGATTGAAAAGGTAGATGATCTTTTGTTGTGCAGATGAGatactttaattttaaatttaatttgaaataaattggGTTTTTGTTtatcaaaaaaaatcagttgccaAAACCAATTTGCAttagaaaattataaaaaatctcattcttttttgctttattttaaaagtgtctcTGACCTTTGGTTCTCCCTATGTAGGTAGAAAAAGCAACGGTAAGTCCCTTTTGACTTTGATTTCACCTCAGAATGGCTGTGCTTATTCCTTCTGCATACTGTAATGTTAGATATTCACATCATAAAAATACAGGTAACGTAACAATAACATTGCATGCTAGGGAAAATTCTCCCACAAATGTTTAATCGCCTTGCTCCAAAGTGGATTCTGTATTTGTCCAGACGCCCTGTAGTTAGAGACCACTTAACTCCCTTCTTCCTGAGCAATCAGACTAGAAAGAGTCCTGGGGATACCATGTTGCACTGTAGTTTTATTTTGTCCTctgcctgtgctgcttctgtttaaTGGTATTCCACAACTCCATCCAGAATATCAGGAGTGTTATGTGAAGTATTTCACATTATCTGTTATTTTGTAAGAGCATTAATGCTCAGCAAAAGGCTTAAACTGAAACAGGATCCAGACTAGGACTTGAGTCTGAACACAATTGGGATGATAAACATTACATGTTCAGAAAAGGGGAATTTATTGGGAATATCTGAGCTTGATCCATAGCAAGTCTCAATCATTAAGgacaagggaaaaataatagcTTATATGCCAATTGTGAAATACTCAGATCTTCCGTAATTTGCAGATATTTGTGCATCATAATTTCAtgtctttcagaagaaaatattttagttttgaatCCCTATGTTTTGTAGGCTGGAAAAAGACCATCAAACCCTGCCTTTTGGTGGataaatggaaaaggagaagaagTGAAGTGGAGCTTTGAGGAGCTGGGGTTCCTGTCTCGGAAAGTGGCCAATGCGCTGACTAAAGTATGCGGACTGCAGAAGGGGGACAGAATTGTTGTGATCCTGCCACGAATCCCGGAATGGTGGCTGGTGAACGTGGCTTGCATGCGAGCAGGTCAGTGAGCATATCTGAGACTGGTAAAACTGGTTAATGCAAGTCAGTTGAGAGGATCAAGAATTTATATGGtttataaaggaaaattaatgtaataatcTAGTGAGTGGCCTAGCTACCATTTACACAGAGAGTCCTGAAGGTTTTGCACTAGGTGCTGTAGGACAGGTGGCCTGTGCAGCAGGCATGGAGATGACAGAAGGCAAGGAAAAGCCATGGAACTCACCAGACAGGTCCACATTTTATTACTTACAGGAAAGCACAAGCAGCTGCATTACTCCACTATAACTATTTGGCTTGGGAATGCCAGGGCAAATTCACCTTGGAGGTCAGTTTTGGGAATAGTTAATAGTTTACGTTCTTAGAAAAGAAGCAGATGTAAAAAATGCCATCCCAAACTAACTTTATTGCTCTTCCAGGAATTGTCTTAATTCCGGGAATATCCCAATTATCAGCCAAAGACATATTATATCGACTCCAGGCATCAAAGGCTGCATGCATCATTACCGATGACacactggctgctgctgtggaCTCCGTGGCATCTGAGTGTCAGTTTCTGAAAAGCAAGCTAATCGTGTCCAAAGGCTGTCGGGAGGGATGGCTGAACTTCACTGACCTGTACAAGTGAGTATGAGTTAGTGACACTGCAGTCATGGTGCAGAAAGCAGACCTGTTCTCCACAAGTGCTCATTTACAACTATTCATTGGCTACAAATACTTATCAAATGCCAATGTTAAGGTGTTAATCATGACTGCTTGATTGCTGATCCACATCAGAGTTGTTTACTAATAGTGGTCTTGTTCTGGGAATTTTCTGTCCTGTTCTTCTGAAGGGGAAGTCTATCTGAGGAAGTGTAACTCCACATTATTTTAGTCTCATTTGGTGAAAAGCTTCTGTGAAGCTTATTGGGGTAGGAGTTCTGCAATATGCAATACTTCATCGCATTCTGAAGCCTGAGTAAAGTAACCATTGAAGTCACAATTGCATTCTCTGTTTTAAAGAAACCAATCTGCTGACCATTCCTGCGTCAAAACAAGGATTCGAGACTCAATGACTATCTTCTTTACCAGTGGAACCACAGGTTCTCCAAAGATGACTGAGCATTCCCAGGGTAGTCTTGGTTTCAGACCCCTTTTAAGTGAAAGGTATGAAAGGTTTGAGCCTGGTCGAGCATGGGATAATTGAAGCTGCATAGTAGAACTGATGAAAAATTACTGAATAAGAAATACCAATTTACAGCCCCAGTCCTCCTCCCTTTGAAATCGGACTAGAAATTCCAGCAGATTTCTAGGGGCATAGGATTGCCCccagtgtttccatttttcagtggATATCTCTTACCCCTGCTTTAGAGTGGTTCAAAGGACAGCCATCAGCTGGGAATACTTTAACACAAAGACCCAAGAGATACCATGCTGTTTGGGCTGCAAAAAGCTTTGTGACATGTATAGATGAGCAGAAGCAGAGTTTATGTTGGTTGCACAGATCACCCTTGTCCCTCAGCAGCCTTAGAACTGAAATATCTGGTGTCCAACACAGTATCCATGAATGCCGCTGCTTCAGCCCTATCTTCCTACCCAGCGCAAAGTCACTTTATTGAAATTCAGACTCCTCTTTTTATGCTATGTTATGACTGACATCATATATGTATGATatacatgcacatgtgtgtgtgtatatatatttatgcaaatatattGTTAGGTGGCCTTTTAACCTAGAGCTAGCTCATAAAATAAACTTACTCAGAGTGGCCAGGGCCCATATATTTTGTCAGAAATCTTGGGCTTGttggtttttctggttttctttgtttgtggtggggtttttttaagcaaaaaatttttgttatctttttgttcatttttttttctgctttatcagGTACTGGTTGGATTTGACTCCCTCAGACGTGATATGGAACACAGCAGACACAGGATGGATAATGGCTTCACTGGCATCTGTTTTTGATCCCTGGGTTTTTGGGTCGTGCATCTTTATACATAGGCTACCACAGATTGAATCAGCAACCATCCTAAATGTAAGGAAAAACTCATGGAGATGTGTTAATCTGCAGAACGGGcgcaaaaataatatttcttaacAGCAGCCATAGATTTCGTGAGGGTTGTGTCCATAGTTGTGTTCGAGATGCTGTATCTGTTGTGTAAAAGAccctatttgcatttttaatgtacCAGAAGTGGCCAAACCTGTGGTTCATTCATACATTTTGCTCATAGCTGGAGACCACGTGAATGAAAATCATCCAAAAGCAGCACTAATTGCTTGTCTTTTGTTCTAGTGACTGTGGAAATAATATCAGCTGCATCAGTAATGCAGACTGAAACTGAAGAGTTTCTCTGCCCACACTGGCCAAGATGAAAGTGAAAATCTCCCTATAATGTAGACAGAGGCAGGCTTATTCTGgccatgctcacagctgtgcaGTCCGGGTGTCATGTAGACATGTTAGCATGGGATTTTGTCCGATCAAATATACTGTGAATCTCTGCAGGAGGGTTTCTTACCCAACAGAGAACATACGGTGCTTTTCCATAGAAAGGAGAGCTACATTTGCCACCTATATCACCTGTTCACCGTCCGTCCACAAGGCAGTTTTTTGACTTCATATGTCCATCTTGTTTAACTCACTAGACTCTCTGCAGATTCCCCATTGACACACTGGTTGGTGCTCCAACATTGTTCCGCATGCTGGTGCAAAATGATCTCACCAAGTACGTCAATTTATTTACTAATGTTTAATTTACCCTCACTAAACTTTAGTGGTCTCCAAGATCTAGCTGGTTGACCAGAATAGGGTAgtaatttagtttaaaataacCTTCCTGAAAAGACCATCATACAAAATTTGTGAGTTTTGCTGAGTTTTATGATCAAACATAGAGAAacttgatgttttccttcagaaatttgaGACTTTCAGTACTGAATTTGTGAGCAAATCCCTGTGGGTATGAAACTGAGTGCCTGTTAAATTCTTTATTGTAATTTTCAGTTACCACATTAATTGTCTGTGCTTTGGGAAGGACTGTCATCCTAGAAAGTCAGTGTCAACGTAACTGTGAGGAGAGTGACTTGTGGCAGTTGTACATCATCCCCTGCTCCAGTTCTCACTGCCTGCCACTGTTCCTTCCTCCCGTCTTGCACTTTCTTACTTGGGCTGTTGCAGAGGGTCAACAACCAGGGCCCTGGCTCAACAAATCGCTCTGTGGTTAGTTATAGGCATGTCCTTAAATCCCAGCTGACTTCAgcaaaaattttactttatttttcatgtgtgtttaaCTCCGACTACTACTACACATATATATAGTGTTGAGCACAGACTGATATCCTTGCTGTATCAGGAGCCAAAGAATCAGGAATCCTCTGATTTCCCCACTCCATGGGACTAACTCCCAGTAAACAGCTCTCCAGTATTATTTGTTTATAGTTGCATGCTCCTTGTCTGGCCCAATAGATTTAAGTACTGCCTCTTGTTTTTTAACTCCCTGTGAAGCTACAAATTCATGAACCTGAAGCACTGCATAAGTGGAGGGGAGCCACTCAACCCAGAAGTCATGTTGCAGTGGAAAAGCAAGACTGGGCTGGACATCCATGACATATACGGCCAGACTGAAACGGTATGTCTGTGGGTCAATATTCTATTAAATCTTTGTCATTCCTTTTTGCTTTACAATGTTTTAAGGTTGTTTTGAAAGAACACAGcctgtttcttccttcctttccgtGAATGTTTCAGTAATCTCCCCACCCCCGGTAACTTCTGAAAGAACACCCTTTCATGGCTCTCCTCACAGAACCTGCCAGAAACGTGGATTGTTGGGAGAAGATGTGCTC contains:
- the LOC126034039 gene encoding acyl-coenzyme A synthetase ACSM4, mitochondrial-like, which encodes MNRMKRIYPSQLSIYTVHSKQTLKSLWTLKPPNRTFHGHCRLLASDVYSQYESFRRGEQEIPKYFNFASDVLDKWSEIEKAGKRPSNPAFWWINGKGEEVKWSFEELGFLSRKVANALTKVCGLQKGDRIVVILPRIPEWWLVNVACMRAGIVLIPGISQLSAKDILYRLQASKAACIITDDTLAAAVDSVASECQFLKSKLIVSKGCREGWLNFTDLYKNQSADHSCVKTRIRDSMTIFFTSGTTGSPKMTEHSQGSLGFRPLLSERYWLDLTPSDVIWNTADTGWIMASLASVFDPWVFGSCIFIHRLPQIESATILNTLCRFPIDTLVGAPTLFRMLVQNDLTNYKFMNLKHCISGGEPLNPEVMLQWKSKTGLDIHDIYGQTETGVICSVFKGMKIKPGSMGKAAPFYDVQIIDKNANILPPGQQGEIAVRSKPIRPLGLFSGYVDNPKKTAESERGDFYVTGDKATMDEDGYFQFIGRDDDIIISSGYRIGPFEVESALIEHPAVAETAVVSSPDALRGEVVKAFVVLSPTFSASDLESLTCDLQEHVKKTTAPYKYPRKVEFVQELPKTVTGKIKRNELRNKEWGRM